A window from Anser cygnoides isolate HZ-2024a breed goose chromosome 1, Taihu_goose_T2T_genome, whole genome shotgun sequence encodes these proteins:
- the LOC136786385 gene encoding penicillin-binding protein 1A-like isoform X1, translating into MCFSAPRCAQPGPRGSLLGGRRRARRPPPAPGAPGSPLNGGRRAPGGGRPTTTMPREAVLLLAWLALLLALPAPLLAFPSATPDVTASYPKDTTTEVTGEVTISESRGRRSEYIEYDSIAEEDYLTGEPSSISTEQYVRNRTQEFIYVKENAGGRDQP; encoded by the exons ATGTGTTTCTCGGCTCCCCGCTGCGCCCAGCCTGGGCCCCGGGGCAGCCTTTTAGGAGGCCGTCGCCGGGCAAGGCGACCCCCACCAGCGCCCGGGGCCCCCGGGAGCCCCTTAAATGGCGGCCGCCGGGCTCCCGGAGGGGGCAGGCCGACGACGACCATGCCGAGGGAAGCCGTGCTTCTGCTGGCCTGGCTGgccttgctgctggccctcccGGCCCCACTGCTGGCCTTCCCCAGCGCAACGCCAG ATGTCACAGCTTCCTACCCGAAGGACACAACCACAGAAGTTACTG GTGAAGTGACCATCAGTGAAAGCAGAGGCCGAAGGAGTGAATACA ttGAATATGACTCTATCGCAGAGGAAGACTACTTGACTG gtgAGCCCAGCAGTATCTCCACTGAGCAATATGTGAGGAACAGAACAC